A DNA window from Ancylothrix sp. D3o contains the following coding sequences:
- a CDS encoding DNA double-strand break repair nuclease NurA, with protein sequence MLDLNKLAGKLPGISKHLTQEATAAKGRLQTAELLMQQAQTHHLELVKKQQDWKHRLIFSAAEPVEPLDTRIAIPPAPRTHTVIATDGSQIAPSHHEIAYCYLINVGRVVLHYGVSRHPLLDSLPEIYYRAEDLYESRQWAIRTEEWMGYRRTATEATVLAELACSLWETTPPPVPAISLVDGSLIYWFLEGIASEARDKILGEILDAWDKLEEAGIPIVGYLSASRSMEAINFLRLEACIHKEPNCISYCAPDLDFSSPGQPKKAPCQVFEPLRDVALWQTTLQPGQRSPLWRSCAPILQCYGHHTVYFCYVNVGSEIARIEVPGWVVENPELLETTLSLTVAQVQKGYGYPVALAEAHNQAVVRGGDRYHFFALLEREMIKAGLKNVGTSYKETRKRGSIA encoded by the coding sequence ATGCTAGACCTCAACAAACTAGCCGGAAAACTCCCCGGCATAAGCAAACACCTCACCCAAGAAGCAACAGCAGCAAAAGGCCGGCTACAAACAGCCGAACTATTAATGCAGCAAGCCCAAACCCATCACCTAGAATTAGTAAAAAAACAACAAGATTGGAAACACCGGCTCATATTTTCAGCAGCCGAACCCGTCGAACCATTAGATACTAGAATCGCCATTCCCCCAGCCCCCCGCACCCACACAGTCATCGCCACAGACGGCTCCCAAATTGCCCCTAGTCATCACGAAATTGCTTATTGCTATCTTATTAATGTCGGGCGAGTTGTACTGCATTACGGAGTCAGCCGGCATCCTTTATTAGACAGTTTGCCAGAAATTTATTATCGGGCTGAAGATTTATATGAATCGCGGCAATGGGCAATCCGAACTGAAGAATGGATGGGGTATAGACGCACTGCTACTGAAGCAACAGTTTTAGCAGAATTAGCTTGCTCATTGTGGGAAACAACCCCCCCGCCGGTGCCGGCAATTTCGCTGGTGGATGGTTCATTAATTTACTGGTTTTTAGAAGGTATTGCCTCAGAAGCCCGCGATAAAATTTTAGGAGAAATTTTAGACGCTTGGGATAAATTGGAAGAAGCCGGTATTCCTATTGTGGGATATCTCAGCGCTTCAAGAAGTATGGAAGCGATTAATTTTTTACGCTTAGAAGCTTGTATTCATAAGGAACCAAACTGCATTTCTTATTGCGCCCCAGACCTAGATTTTAGTTCACCAGGGCAACCAAAAAAAGCGCCTTGCCAAGTTTTTGAACCTCTGCGAGATGTGGCCCTGTGGCAAACAACTTTACAACCAGGCCAACGCAGTCCTTTATGGCGGAGTTGTGCGCCAATTTTACAATGCTATGGACACCATACTGTTTATTTTTGTTATGTTAATGTTGGCTCGGAAATTGCCAGAATAGAAGTGCCGGGGTGGGTAGTAGAAAATCCTGAACTTTTGGAAACAACATTAAGCTTAACTGTTGCCCAAGTTCAAAAAGGTTATGGTTATCCTGTGGCGCTGGCAGAAGCGCATAACCAAGCTGTTGTGAGAGGGGGAGATCGTTATCATTTTTTTGCTTTATTGGAAAGAGAAATGATTAAGGCCGGTTTAAAAAATGTTGGCACTTCCTACAAGGAAACCCGCAAACGCGGCAGTATTGCTTAA
- a CDS encoding C40 family peptidase translates to MISLKELQTKFATNQSQASRIQYRCLTNLDIYDSPKCERLATQAAKNRNLCIHSLETDTLKIELCEDNYPGWLTQEQLKFLETSKTPYQPITLSQTEIQQGLPQVIAFTHNAMNTPNQYLWGGTVAPNYDCSGLMQAAFLSVGVWLPRDAYQQEAFTEPLKISELQPGDLIFFGNPQKATHVALYLGDKKYIHSSGKEAGRNGIGIDILSEKGDEISRAYYKQLRGFGRVIKPYLPTH, encoded by the coding sequence ATGATTTCTCTTAAAGAACTGCAAACCAAATTTGCCACCAACCAATCCCAAGCATCTCGCATCCAATATCGCTGTTTAACAAATTTAGATATCTATGACTCCCCAAAATGCGAACGCTTAGCCACCCAAGCAGCCAAAAACCGCAACCTTTGTATTCATTCCCTAGAAACCGACACCCTAAAAATTGAACTTTGCGAAGACAATTATCCGGGGTGGCTGACCCAAGAGCAACTAAAATTTCTTGAAACCTCAAAAACCCCCTATCAACCCATCACCCTATCCCAAACAGAAATTCAACAGGGTTTACCGCAAGTTATCGCCTTTACCCACAACGCCATGAACACCCCAAACCAATATCTTTGGGGTGGAACAGTTGCCCCAAATTATGATTGCTCAGGCTTAATGCAGGCCGCATTTTTATCAGTAGGAGTGTGGCTACCCAGAGACGCCTACCAACAAGAAGCCTTTACCGAGCCCCTCAAAATTTCCGAATTACAACCAGGAGACTTAATCTTTTTTGGCAATCCCCAAAAAGCCACCCACGTTGCTTTATACCTGGGCGACAAAAAATATATCCACAGTTCAGGAAAAGAAGCCGGTCGTAACGGCATCGGCATAGATATCCTATCCGAAAAAGGCGATGAAATCAGCCGCGCCTATTATAAACAACTACGCGGTTTTGGAAGAGTAATAAAACCCTATCTTCCCACCCACTAA
- a CDS encoding serine hydrolase: MAFFRNDEQLENLGSEILEATWREFPSLERNQIAMTLVVYDPPAPVNTGGALSPDAFWNHPVRGFSYRGGERIYPASIVKLFYLVAVHEWLEKGMLQSSRELERAMRDMIVDSSNDATSLVVDVLTGTTSGPELSRGPFETWKQQRNIINRYFQSLGWPELGAVNMNQKTWCDGPYGRERMFLGEMMENRNMLTTDASARLVHSIVGGVAVSSARSQEMMQLMRRSLDPVELAADADNQVTGFLGAGVPQNARVWSKAGLTSQVRHDAAYIELAEVRPYLLVVFTEGKAHSKNEAILPFVSSRVAEAIVGL; encoded by the coding sequence ATGGCTTTTTTTCGGAATGATGAACAACTCGAAAACCTAGGAAGTGAAATTTTAGAGGCTACTTGGCGCGAGTTTCCAAGTTTGGAGAGAAATCAAATTGCGATGACGTTGGTGGTTTATGATCCACCGGCGCCTGTGAATACGGGGGGTGCGTTGAGTCCTGATGCGTTTTGGAATCATCCTGTGCGGGGGTTTTCTTATCGCGGGGGTGAGCGTATTTATCCGGCAAGTATTGTCAAGTTATTTTATTTGGTGGCGGTACATGAATGGTTAGAAAAGGGTATGTTGCAATCTTCCCGCGAGTTGGAGCGGGCTATGCGGGATATGATTGTGGATTCTAGTAATGATGCGACGAGTTTGGTGGTGGATGTGTTGACCGGCACGACGAGTGGGCCAGAGTTATCGCGGGGGCCGTTTGAAACTTGGAAGCAACAGCGGAATATTATTAATCGCTATTTTCAGTCGCTTGGTTGGCCGGAGTTGGGTGCGGTGAATATGAACCAAAAAACTTGGTGTGATGGCCCCTATGGTCGGGAAAGGATGTTTTTAGGGGAAATGATGGAAAACCGCAATATGTTAACTACGGATGCTTCGGCGCGGTTGGTTCACAGTATTGTCGGCGGGGTGGCGGTTTCTTCCGCGCGTTCCCAGGAAATGATGCAGTTGATGCGGCGTTCGCTTGATCCTGTGGAGTTGGCGGCGGATGCTGACAATCAGGTGACGGGGTTTTTGGGGGCCGGTGTGCCCCAAAATGCACGGGTTTGGTCGAAAGCTGGGCTCACAAGTCAGGTACGCCATGATGCGGCTTATATTGAGTTGGCGGAGGTGCGGCCTTATTTGTTGGTGGTGTTTACGGAGGGTAAGGCTCACAGTAAGAATGAGGCGATTTTACCTTTTGTTTCAAGTCGGGTGGCTGAGGCGATTGTTGGTTTGTAG
- a CDS encoding glycosyltransferase family 1 protein has protein sequence MKGNNRRIALVSVHGDPAVEIGKEEAGGQNVYVRSVGEALSKQGWQVDMFTRKADASQPAIVEHNSHCRTIRLKAGPEEFIPRDNIFSFAPRFVSEFLKFQDVTGVKYPIVHTNYWISSWVGMQLKKCQSIKQVHTYHSLGAIKYQSLSTIPMIAKTRLFFEKAVLETADCVVATSPQERNHLQDLVSTKGYVDIIPCGTDIRNFGSIGKEKARQVLKIAADEKVVLFVGRFDPRKGIETLVRALAACKIRRQAKLKLIIGGGWREGESDGFERERIDGIVKELGLGEITIFPGRLGREDLPIYYAAADVCVVPSYYEPFGLVTIEAMACGTPVIGSDVGGLQYTIIPEKTGLLCPPKDEKAFADALDRILSNPDFAKKLGQTARLRVETTFSWDGVAKQLNDLYCLMLDSPGVKMGPVSA, from the coding sequence ATGAAGGGTAATAATAGGCGGATTGCTTTGGTTTCTGTTCATGGAGATCCGGCAGTTGAAATTGGGAAAGAAGAGGCGGGTGGTCAAAATGTTTATGTGCGTTCTGTGGGAGAGGCTTTGTCTAAACAAGGTTGGCAAGTGGATATGTTTACCCGCAAAGCTGATGCAAGTCAGCCGGCAATAGTAGAACATAATTCCCATTGTCGCACTATTCGGTTGAAAGCGGGCCCAGAAGAATTTATTCCTCGTGATAATATTTTTAGTTTTGCACCAAGGTTTGTTTCGGAGTTCCTTAAGTTTCAAGATGTCACGGGGGTTAAATATCCGATTGTCCATACAAATTACTGGATTTCTAGTTGGGTAGGAATGCAGTTAAAAAAATGTCAAAGCATTAAACAGGTGCATACTTATCACTCATTGGGGGCAATTAAATATCAGTCGCTTAGTACGATTCCGATGATTGCTAAGACGCGGTTGTTTTTTGAAAAGGCTGTTTTGGAAACTGCGGATTGTGTGGTAGCAACTAGCCCTCAAGAAAGAAATCATTTACAGGATTTGGTTTCTACAAAAGGTTATGTTGATATTATTCCCTGTGGTACGGATATTCGCAATTTTGGTTCAATTGGCAAAGAAAAAGCCCGGCAAGTTTTAAAGATTGCGGCTGATGAAAAGGTGGTTTTGTTTGTGGGCCGGTTTGACCCTCGTAAGGGGATTGAGACTTTGGTGCGTGCTCTGGCGGCTTGTAAAATTCGCCGGCAAGCTAAGCTAAAGTTAATTATTGGTGGCGGTTGGCGTGAGGGGGAAAGTGATGGTTTTGAAAGAGAAAGAATTGATGGGATTGTCAAGGAGTTGGGTTTAGGAGAAATTACTATTTTTCCTGGTCGTTTGGGACGCGAAGATTTGCCGATTTATTATGCGGCGGCTGATGTTTGTGTGGTTCCAAGTTATTATGAACCGTTTGGTTTGGTGACGATTGAGGCTATGGCTTGTGGTACGCCGGTGATCGGTTCGGATGTGGGGGGTCTTCAGTACACAATTATTCCAGAAAAAACCGGTTTGTTGTGTCCGCCAAAAGATGAAAAGGCTTTTGCTGATGCTCTTGATCGTATTTTGAGCAACCCTGATTTTGCAAAGAAATTAGGTCAAACGGCTCGCTTGAGAGTTGAGACAACTTTTAGCTGGGATGGGGTGGCAAAACAGTTAAATGATTTGTATTGTTTAATGTTGGATAGTCCGGGGGTAAAAATGGGGCCGGTGAGTGCATAA